One window of Deltaproteobacteria bacterium genomic DNA carries:
- the sucD gene encoding succinate--CoA ligase subunit alpha gives MSILVNEHTRVVVQGITGREGAFHTQRMLEYGTVVAAGVTPGKAGSTVEGVPVYNTVKQAVAQEGVNVSCIFVPPPFAADAIIESASAGLALIVCITEGIPILDMVKVAGVLRNRKSCLIGPNCPGVISPGKTKVGIMPGPIHTPGPMAVISRSGTLTYEVVEQLTRIGLGQSTCIGIGGDPIIGTTFIDHLRLLKEDPETKGVVMIGEIGGTAEEEAADYIRETFDKPVIAFIAGLTAPPGRRMGHAGAIISRGQGMAKDKINALQAAGITVAMDLGTLGKTVQEVMEKA, from the coding sequence ATGAGCATATTGGTCAATGAACACACCAGGGTGGTTGTACAGGGAATTACAGGCCGGGAAGGGGCGTTTCATACCCAGCGGATGCTGGAATACGGGACCGTGGTGGCAGCGGGTGTAACGCCGGGCAAGGCCGGAAGTACGGTTGAAGGCGTACCGGTATATAACACGGTCAAGCAGGCTGTAGCGCAGGAAGGCGTTAACGTGTCCTGCATTTTCGTGCCTCCCCCGTTTGCAGCGGACGCCATTATCGAATCGGCCTCGGCAGGGCTCGCCCTTATTGTATGCATCACCGAAGGCATCCCCATCCTGGACATGGTCAAGGTGGCCGGGGTCCTGCGAAACCGAAAATCATGCCTCATCGGGCCCAATTGTCCCGGCGTTATCTCACCGGGAAAAACCAAAGTGGGGATCATGCCCGGTCCCATCCACACGCCGGGCCCGATGGCAGTCATATCGAGAAGCGGCACCCTGACCTACGAGGTCGTGGAGCAATTGACCCGGATCGGCCTCGGCCAATCCACCTGTATCGGCATCGGGGGAGATCCCATCATCGGGACGACCTTTATTGACCACCTCCGCCTTTTAAAAGAAGATCCGGAGACCAAAGGCGTTGTCATGATCGGAGAGATCGGCGGCACCGCGGAGGAAGAAGCTGCGGATTATATTCGGGAGACCTTCGACAAGCCGGTTATCGCCTTCATCGCCGGGCTGACCGCCCCTCCGGGGAGACGGATGGGCCATGCGGGGGCCATCATTTCCAGAGGTCAGGGCATGGCCAAAGACAAGATAAACGCCCTTCAGGCTGCCGGCATTACAGTGGCCATGGATCTCGGAACCCTTGGGAAAACGGTCCAGGAAGTCATGGAGAAGGCGTGA
- the rpiB gene encoding ribose 5-phosphate isomerase B, which produces MKISIGSDHAGYQYKEMIKKYLEDKGHAVHDFGTDSDTSVDYPPFIRAAALAVQKGECDRGIVLGGSGNGEAMVANRLKGIRCALCWNRETALLARGHNDANMLSLGARMIPADLALEIVDVWLNTPFDGGRHISRIRQIDDTPTGKDTPGRGTKDGPAEGVRSSIVRGDGPYREDTENYDLLIAFRYIKYIEGKNSIEFQVDPGIKTPSLIHVPSQDRWNSEFPEWARDRRDEILGRIKEKTLHMKLEFKDF; this is translated from the coding sequence ATGAAGATTTCAATCGGTTCGGACCATGCAGGATACCAGTATAAGGAGATGATCAAGAAATATCTTGAGGACAAGGGACATGCGGTGCATGACTTCGGCACGGATTCGGATACGTCGGTCGATTATCCCCCGTTTATACGCGCTGCGGCCTTGGCGGTCCAGAAGGGGGAATGCGATCGGGGCATTGTCCTGGGGGGATCCGGCAATGGGGAGGCCATGGTGGCCAACCGGCTTAAGGGCATCCGGTGCGCCCTCTGCTGGAACAGGGAAACCGCCCTCCTTGCCAGAGGGCACAACGACGCCAATATGCTCTCCCTGGGCGCCAGGATGATCCCGGCCGATCTGGCCCTGGAGATCGTGGACGTCTGGCTCAATACCCCCTTTGACGGCGGGCGTCATATCTCCCGGATCCGGCAGATCGATGACACCCCCACAGGCAAGGATACGCCCGGCCGGGGCACAAAAGACGGACCGGCTGAAGGGGTCAGGTCATCCATCGTCCGAGGGGATGGACCTTACCGGGAGGACACTGAAAATTATGACCTTCTCATTGCCTTCCGGTATATCAAGTACATCGAAGGCAAAAACAGCATCGAGTTTCAAGTGGATCCGGGAATAAAGACGCCGTCGCTGATTCATGTCCCGTCCCAGGACCGGTGGAATTCGGAGTTCCCGGAATGGGCCAGGGATCGGAGGGATGAGATCCTCGGCCGCATCAAGGAAAAGACCCTGCACATGAAATTGGAATTCAAGGATTTTTGA
- a CDS encoding D-cysteine desulfhydrase, whose translation MNLAQFPRRRYTQGQTPIERLPRFSKVLGGPDIYIKRDDLLGLAAGGNKTRKLEFLVADALARGADTLITCGAVQSNHCRLTLAAAVKEGLKCRFVLEERVPGSYDPKAGGNIFLYHLLGIEQIQVVAAGSDLMAEMTQVAQKLATEGRKGYIIPVGGSNAIGAVGYVACAQEILDQTFEMGLDIDAVVCASGSAGTQAGLVTGLHGCSMNIPVIGINVSRAREEQEDIVYGLVRETARHVGVHFDIEPDAVTCFGDYVGPGYSLPTPEMAEAVTLLARTEGILLDPVYTGKAMAGLIDLVRKGYFKTDSKILFLHTGGSPALYVYRDYLLRTGSGER comes from the coding sequence ATGAACCTGGCGCAATTCCCCAGACGGCGTTACACACAAGGACAGACGCCCATAGAAAGGCTCCCGCGGTTCTCAAAAGTCCTGGGCGGTCCTGACATCTATATCAAGCGGGACGACCTTCTCGGTCTGGCAGCCGGGGGGAACAAGACCCGCAAGCTGGAGTTCCTGGTGGCGGATGCCCTGGCCCGGGGGGCCGATACCCTGATCACCTGTGGGGCTGTTCAGTCCAATCACTGCCGGTTGACCCTTGCCGCGGCAGTGAAAGAAGGCCTGAAATGCCGGTTTGTCCTGGAGGAGCGGGTGCCCGGCAGCTATGACCCGAAGGCCGGCGGGAACATCTTTCTCTACCACCTCCTGGGGATCGAACAGATCCAGGTGGTTGCGGCCGGATCGGATCTGATGGCAGAGATGACGCAGGTGGCCCAAAAACTGGCAACAGAGGGCCGCAAGGGGTATATCATTCCGGTGGGCGGTTCCAACGCCATCGGCGCCGTGGGGTACGTGGCCTGCGCCCAGGAGATCCTTGACCAAACCTTTGAGATGGGGCTTGACATCGACGCGGTGGTCTGCGCCAGCGGGAGCGCAGGGACCCAGGCGGGACTGGTCACCGGATTGCACGGTTGCAGTATGAATATCCCGGTGATCGGGATCAATGTCAGCCGGGCCCGGGAAGAACAGGAGGACATCGTCTATGGCCTGGTCAGAGAAACGGCCCGACATGTGGGTGTCCATTTTGACATCGAACCGGATGCGGTGACCTGCTTTGGAGACTATGTGGGCCCCGGCTATTCTCTTCCTACCCCTGAAATGGCCGAGGCCGTGACCCTCCTGGCAAGGACCGAGGGGATCCTTCTGGACCCGGTCTATACGGGGAAGGCCATGGCCGGCCTGATCGACCTGGTTCGAAAGGGTTATTTTAAAACGGACAGCAAGATCCTGTTCCTCCACACGGGCGGATCGCCGGCCCTGTACGTGTATCGGGACTATCTGCTTCGAACGGGGAGCGGGGAACGCTGA
- the sucC gene encoding ADP-forming succinate--CoA ligase subunit beta, translating into MKLHEYQAKDILGKSGITVPNGQLVTTADQATKTTQIINGPPWVVKAQIHAGGRGKGGGIRLVQYPYEVVTATESLLGNKLVTPQTGPDGITVNQVLIEEGVEIDREYYLGMVVDRSTACPTMIFSPAGGMEIEQAAISSSDLILKEYIDPTAGWMIHNARNLIYSLDPPVPVAAVRSLMAVMGSVYKIFMTLDCSLVEINPLALTKDRKLYALDAKINIDDNALYRQKELLLLEDTREKDPLELMADKYHLNYIRLEGNIGVMVNGAGLAMATMDMIKMAGAKPANFLDVGGGASEDMITKGVEIIIKDRRVKAIMINIFGGILRCDVLARGVVAAARKTGIRVPLIVRMEGTNVEEGRAILKDSKLKFFVAKDLVEAAALVAKQVA; encoded by the coding sequence ATGAAATTACACGAATATCAGGCAAAAGATATCCTCGGAAAATCGGGAATAACCGTTCCTAACGGGCAGTTGGTGACGACCGCGGATCAGGCGACAAAGACCACGCAAATCATCAACGGTCCGCCCTGGGTGGTCAAGGCCCAGATCCATGCCGGCGGCAGGGGCAAGGGGGGCGGGATCAGGCTGGTGCAATATCCCTACGAGGTGGTTACGGCGACAGAATCGCTTCTCGGCAACAAACTGGTCACCCCCCAAACCGGGCCTGACGGAATCACTGTCAATCAGGTCCTTATCGAGGAGGGGGTGGAAATCGACAGGGAGTACTATCTCGGCATGGTGGTGGACAGATCCACTGCGTGTCCCACCATGATCTTCAGCCCGGCGGGCGGCATGGAAATCGAACAGGCAGCCATCAGTTCCTCTGACCTTATTCTGAAAGAATATATCGATCCCACTGCCGGATGGATGATCCACAACGCAAGGAACCTCATCTACAGCCTGGATCCGCCGGTGCCGGTCGCGGCGGTCAGATCGCTGATGGCCGTCATGGGCAGCGTATACAAGATCTTCATGACCCTTGACTGCAGCCTCGTGGAAATCAATCCTCTCGCATTGACAAAGGATCGCAAGCTTTATGCACTTGACGCCAAGATCAATATCGATGACAACGCCCTGTACAGGCAGAAGGAACTCCTCCTGTTGGAGGACACAAGAGAAAAGGACCCCCTGGAACTGATGGCGGACAAATACCATCTCAATTATATCCGTCTGGAGGGGAACATCGGCGTAATGGTCAATGGCGCCGGTCTTGCCATGGCCACCATGGATATGATTAAGATGGCCGGGGCGAAACCCGCCAATTTCCTGGATGTGGGCGGTGGGGCAAGCGAGGATATGATCACCAAGGGTGTTGAAATCATCATCAAGGACAGACGCGTCAAGGCCATCATGATCAATATCTTCGGAGGTATTCTGAGATGCGACGTCCTGGCACGGGGCGTGGTTGCAGCGGCCCGGAAGACAGGGATTCGGGTTCCCCTGATCGTCAGGATGGAGGGGACCAATGTGGAAGAGGGACGGGCGATTCTCAAGGATTCGAAGCTGAAATTTTTCGTGGCCAAAGACCTGGTGGAGGCGGCCGCGCTGGTGGCGAAACAGGTCGCGTAA
- a CDS encoding HDIG domain-containing protein, with the protein MSEKIPSREEAYALLTRYNQSDSLIKHALAVEGVMRYFARKRGEDEEKWGIIGLVHDLDYEQYPEEHCKKSEAILRENQWPEEYIRAVISHGWGICSDVAPQSELEKALYAVDELTGLVVTTALVRPSRSVLDVAAKSVKKKWKDKRFAAGVDRSIIEKGAQMLGVELTDLITDTIMGMREVADQIGLRGSIS; encoded by the coding sequence ATGAGTGAGAAAATCCCGAGCAGAGAGGAGGCCTATGCACTCCTTACCCGATACAATCAGAGCGACAGTCTCATCAAGCATGCCCTGGCAGTGGAGGGGGTGATGCGCTATTTTGCCCGGAAGCGGGGGGAAGATGAAGAGAAATGGGGCATCATCGGTCTGGTTCACGACCTGGATTACGAGCAATATCCGGAAGAACACTGCAAGAAGAGCGAAGCGATCCTTCGGGAAAACCAGTGGCCTGAGGAATACATCCGGGCCGTGATCAGCCACGGGTGGGGGATCTGTTCGGATGTGGCGCCACAGAGCGAGTTGGAAAAGGCCCTGTATGCCGTGGATGAACTCACCGGCCTGGTGGTGACGACCGCGCTGGTTCGGCCTTCCAGGAGCGTCCTGGATGTGGCGGCCAAATCGGTCAAGAAAAAGTGGAAGGACAAGCGGTTCGCGGCCGGGGTGGACCGGTCCATTATTGAAAAGGGCGCGCAGATGCTCGGGGTGGAATTGACGGATCTGATTACAGATACCATTATGGGCATGCGGGAGGTGGCCGATCAGATCGGATTGCGGGGGAGCATATCCTGA